Genomic window (Daucus carota subsp. sativus chromosome 5, DH1 v3.0, whole genome shotgun sequence):
atgaggAGCATGAGAAGGAAAGCACAGAACCTACTAAAAATATCCTAATGATACCAACGATATCGGATGTTAGTACTGTGGAAGAGTGGAGATTGGTTGCTAAAGACATTGTTCAACAAGTTGGTAAAGTTAATTGGAGGGCGACAATCATCGACTGGCCTGgtttaggttactctgataggCCAAAGCTGGATTTTAACGCGGATGTCATGGAGAAATTCCTGGTCGACTTCATCAATTCACCCAACAGTCCAATAAGCAGCTTAGGTGAGTATTTTGGGCATCAGAATTTACATTTATTTTCATCCATCATTATGCAATGATTAATTTTTACAATGTCTCATGTCGTGATGTTTAAAAgtgtatttataatatttgttaggGACCTAATCTTACCATTACAAATTCATCGGATTATTTCACTGTTGCAGTTgtgcttctatttttttttccttaaattgCTACATATAACTATACTGTGAATTTGCAGTTACATTATACATCATGTCTCTGCATTTTCTGCATAACAGATATGTTTGCAGATGCAAGTTCTAATaaactttactatttttttacaaataattcattttgaATTATGCTTCTTAGGAAAATGTTtgcagtctctctctctctctctctctctctctctctctctctctctctactctgagtgtgtgtgtgcgtgtctctctgtctctctcgccctctctctctctctctctctcacacacacacacacacacacacacacactatatgCATATAGCAATTTCTGCAACTAACTTTAGCCTATTATAGAAGCATTCTTATTATACCATAAAGTGTTGTCCAAATCATGCCTGTGCAGAGAAACACACATCAAATGAACGAATAGTTCTCTTTCTACACAGTAGAACCATAAGTAGCTTCTGTTGAACTTTTGTGGTGATGTCTGTGTCAATGAGTTATGGTCCAACCGGTAGATATTAACTTGTACATGCTCTCTTTCATTTAGATATTTGGCATTTATCACGGAAATATTACTTGTCACTTAAAGAGTTAAAGGATTATTAATTGTGTGATGCTCTGAGGTGCCCTGGCAGCCAAGTCATTATATTGCAATACAAGCTAACTATTACCATAAAATGGTCATGATGCTGTATATGTTTTATCTTCTATTCCTTCACCAACGAAATCTCTTAGAATCCACAGAACTATATCAGTTATCCAATATACCTTAGCTGATGTATTGAACCCATGAAACATAGGGGATGACCTAGTAATCTTTGGAGGAGGACATGCAGCCACTATAGCAGTTCGTGCTGTGAAGAAGAATTTGGTGAAGGCAACTGGCATTGCTGCTGTTGCACCTACATGGGCCGGTCCCCTGCCCATTGTCTTTGGTAGAGATTCTGACATGGAAACAAGGTACTTTTAAAACCTATACTTCATTGATGTTGGAGCTTATATAAGTACCAATACTGTCACTGAAGTAGTTTTATACCTGACTTTCTTGGAGTCTTTGATTTGTTAACAGGTATGGATTACTTAGGGGGACACTAAGGGCCCCTGCAGTTGGTTGGATGATGTACAATGTTCTTGTCAGCAATGAGAAGTCTATCGAGTCGCAGTACAAATCACATGTTTATGCAGATGCTAAAAATGTGACCCCACAAATTATTGAAAGCAGATACGAATTGACAAAAAGGAAAGGTTCTCGCTATGTGCCTGCTGCTTTCTTAACTGGTCTACTTGACCCTGTTAAGTCCCGGGAGGAATTTGTTGAACTCTTTGCAGAGTTACAGGGGAAATTACCTGTTCTAGTAATGTCATCAACAGGCGCTCCTAAGAGGTCTAAAGCAGAAATGGAGGCTCTTCGGGAAGCCAAAGGGGTGAGCAGATATGTTGAGGTTCCAGGTGCCCTTCTTCCACAAGAGGAATATCCTACTATCAATATAATCTAAATTCCTGCTAATACCCGTTAAGTATATGGATCCTTTTTTCCCGACCCGGCGGTTACATCCTACAACTATGCACGGTTTCTTTTTTCCTGTCTCTTTTCCACATTTCAAATCTCCCACGTTTCAAAAGCCTCTCAACGGATTAAACTGCTTTCAAGCTTATACGCACActgttttctttctttcaaaCACTGCAATACGTTTATGTCTACGCCTCTGTTGATTTCATCCAAAGCTTGCAGCTATTTGGAGGGGAGATGGTGAGTTTTTGCAGGATCATGATAatgggaaaaagagaaaatacaGAATTGTGCAGGAGTCATTAGAAAACAAAATCACGGGTGTGTATGATTCATCTCCtgtcttttaatatattattgtacACTTTCTTCTTGCACTTCATTTTTTGGGGATGGTGGTTAATTCAGTCCTAAATTATAGCCTTAGTGTCACACGGTTATGTACACTTTCTTCTTGCACTTTAATAAAGCTTGGTTTGTAttgattttttctaaaatttatctAGACAATTCTGATGTTCGTCCCAACAATTCAAGTTGATTTAAATCTGAATGTTTTTTAAATACCGTGTGCCGTGTGGCTATCTTCTGAGAACGAGGCTATCTTCTCATTCCGATCCACATTCAGAACTGATTCAAACTGCTGTCTGTCTTCCACCCCCTGCTGATTTTGAGTCTATCATTGTTTTGTGTTTGTTGTCTTCAATGGAGCAGAAACGTTTGTATTGTGCCGGTTTGTGCGTTCTCACCACTTATGTGCTGTTGTAACTTCTGGTTTTATCACAAACAGGTCGTGAGCGTGTTTCTTTGGGTACTCTGTCTCCTTCTTCAGTACGTAATGGTGAGTTCACCTTCTTCTTCTATGATGTTTGTGTCATCATAATATTACTCTTGCAATCGATTTATAACTCATTGATTTAGGACGAAGGACACACGTCACATGCAGGATATGTCTTGCTCTTCTAACAGTCCTGAGTATGGGATTGACGTTACTCAATTGACTGAGAACAATGATCCATATACTGCACATTTTACCAGCGGTATGTTATCTACAAAACTGTTTCTCTGACTGTTGTACATACAATTCTGCTTAAATAAACATGAAATCATGTTCATCGGATGATATCCATTTATATAATAGAGCAAGCTCTGTAACTGGTAGTGGTGTTGCACTTGATTCGAAGACACCAGGTACTAGCCGTAATATGTAGTGTTGTAATGGTGTTTTGCTATATTATAAGTTTTCACTTGATTGCTATTGGGACCAGATGCTTTCCATGCCATCTAATTATGATTTATGCCTAACATTAAGTTAAAATATGTTCAAACTATTTAACCACAGTGTATCATCTGACAAATCTATCTGTAATAACTGATTTTGCGGTTCAGGTACTTTGATTATTCAGTGGCTGGTCACTATTCAGGAGAGTGTGGTGAAAAGAAGTCTCTGGCGTGTGGCAAAAACATTACTAAATTTTGTTGTCAGGCTGTTCGGATTTTCCTGGAGTTTGCACTTTGAATCTGGAAGAAGGGCCAATGTACATCCATAACGAGTTATTGTAGAAAAGCCTGACGAGTGACGAGCAATCACCTATCGACGGAGAAGCTGTCACTGGAGAAGATTACATCCATCCCTGCGTGGAGCGTCTCCAGAATGTAGAGCAGATACTTGACAAACTGAAGAACAGACCTGCTGAAATTCCTAGAGAGAAGGATCAAATGCTTCTGCATTCATTGGAGAGAATCAAGTCTGTGGAGTTTGACCTCGATAAAACCAAGAGAGTAAGTCATGCGGATATGTTGAGATGTTAATAAATAAGCTTTGGTGTGTTGACCTggtattatttttcatattggTGTGTTGAACTGGATTCAGTGCATTTTGacattcctttttttttttttacagttcTCTTTGAAAATGAAGTACGCATCCTATATTATCACGTCCTCTTTGAACGTGAGGTGTAGACGGACACCAATATGCACCACATACACAGCATTTTGACTAAACTTTCCTCGCTATGACATTCTTCgtatttgattgaaattttaggTTCTGGAATTGCACATGGCACATGTTCCAAATCCGTTAATCATAGTGATGCATTCAAGCGAGCAGCACAAACCCAGGGTATTGGTCTCCTTCCGGATTCAGTGCATTTTTACAttcctttattattattattattctcctAATAGTCTTAGTATTAAGGTGAATATGACCTGTTGTCCATAAATTCATTATGTGTTTATATACCAGAGATTTGCAGAAAGTTGAGATAGTGACTGGTGTAAACTTCACACACACAAGTAAAAACTACCTTTGTATCTCTTACCGGtaaatttttaatgttgttGTTTTGTCTAATTATTGATAATTGGTATCAATAGAATATTCCTAATCCCCGCTAGCAAAACCTTTTTCTATTTACAATAGATTAGGTGTACCTAATGGCTattgttgcaaataaaaatgatgATTTTACGACTCATTGTGTTTAAATTCCTTCATACAGCTTATGTGATTTTCTCTGCAGGACGAGATTTTAAACAAGAGAGAGCCAAGATTACATGCATGTCTAGCATGTAAGTTTTGACAAAAAATCTGGTTCCAATAATTTAGTATTTTTATCTCACCTTTTAAAATTGACACCACCACTTTTGGATCATCCGCAAACATTATAGTGTTGgctaatataactataatttgttatttgttaataatttgtgtgatctttttataatatgtatattgaaGGAAACGACTATGATGGAAAAGACTAGATTTATTAACTCGTGGAAGGTCTACCGTCTCAAGCAGAGTATAAAGCTAAAGATAAAATGTTTGCAGGTACCTCTCTTAGTCAAAGAGTATAGCGTATCTGAGTCTAAAGTATTGTTATTCATGCATAAAGTTTATATCAGATGAGGAGATATATAACCTTATaacttatatttgaattttgtaaCGATATATTGACCGgaagtatatatattagttttttcCCCAATATTTGGAATCCCTCAGCTTGAACAATGTCAATAGATTGATATTGGACCTATCAGTTTTGTATATTCATTAGCATTGCTGCATTTTATTTATGCATTACCGTGCCACTAGATCGATGGACTGTTGAGGTTTATTGTTAAAATCGTTGTATATGtataacattattattattttcaggaGTGCTACATTATATAATGAGCAAGACCTGCTAATAAGAGTTAATGCAACCGAGGCTTCAGAAAGTAAATTGATGGATATCGGAGAAGTCTTAATGCGAAGTGTATTGTTTGAGGAAAACCAGAAATAACAAGCAATAGAAGCTGTATAGAATTTCAGATAATGGCATCGGAGTATAAGGTAGAGATTTACCATATTCTTGAAAACTCTTCCCTTTATCTTTCCTGAACTcattaattatcaattttttttaaagaaataattataaattgtgaTTCATCGAGACAGGTCCTGATGTTCGTGTTCAAAACCTCATTTAGGAAGctccttattttaaaaaagcaGATGGAAGttgtaaataaatgaaattgaaTCTTTGAGAATGTAAGGTTCTGATGAAATTTTTGAGCCAGAGGTTCAGGAGCATCTATCTTTTGTTTCTGTTGTGCTATGTTTTGTCATATTGAAGAATGGTAAGTTTATTGATACTTAATCTATCTGGTTTTAGGCTAATAAAGTTGCCAAAATTGGTGGTTTTGTCGATTCTTAGAATCTTGCAGCTGGCATGGGATATTGCAAATGTGTACTGAAAGGTTTAGGTATAAGATATAGAGATTGTGCTAATGGAAAACCATGCCCACATTTTAGAATTATTAGTTTAGTTGACagatttttgatttagtttTCTGTAGAGAATTTGTTCTCCAGGTgtagtgaatttttttttaatgtgaaTCAATTTATGTACTTTTAACAATTTACTACTTACTGGACAGATCTATCTGACAACACCAATATTGTTTTTTAACAGGATATAGAATAAAGCCTGCTACTACTGTTAGTCTGTTAAACCGTCACACATATCATGGAAGTCATGCTTCTCCCAATAATATGAGTATTTCTCAGGATGTTTCTGCAAAAGGGAATCGTCCGGATTCAGACATTACTATTCTGGTGTCCAGTGGCGGTGCCACATTAGGGCACCTGGGGGCTCGTGCCCCTCCAACTTTCAAAAAAAcaactatatttttgtggatcCCACATGTATTATTAACAGGTGCCCCCAGCTGAACTATGTGATCAGGGTTATGGTGTCCCTTTATACATTTCATCCTGGCTCCGCCAATGCTGGTGTCTGGTTTGGAACAAATGGATGTTCGACGTCCAGGTAACTTTTAttccttttaaaattattttttatggaGAAAATAGCCGTTTAAACATGATTTGATAGAATCTCCTGCCAAACAGCCTGGTATACAGAGAAGTCAGTTCCTGCCGTGAAAAACTTGATGATGTCATTCAATTATGAAACTGTGTGTACCTGCCTAGATCATTGTATGTGTAGGTTTGTACATAGGATTGTCAACGGAGTACCAGTTCTTCGGCATCATGTGTTACTAAAACATGTAAACAGAAGGATAAACCAACAAATGTTCCTAACATTTTTGATACTCGCTGTTCTGAAACATTTGACACACTTGAGTTTCACTTTCACCTTCCATAGTAGCATATAGTACTCTAACTTTCTCGCTTAATGGTGAATCTGACAATACATTTTCATCAGATTGTGTAGTAGATGATGTTGCTGATACAGTCCAGGAAGGTGTGTAGCTTTTTTCAAGGTTTATTGTATATCACAGTAACATTGATGACAACACATCAATGTAAcaccttttatttttattgcagCAGGTCGCGGTCAGTATAGAGAACATTGAGCAGGAGATTCTGCCTCTAGAGCAGATGAAAATTGAACCTACTACAAATACAAATAGTTAAATGGAATCCGAGTTGCAAGCTATATCAGGTCACATGCAATCTGGAGCATTTATCTGATACTATAGGAGCATCTTTAAAATGAATAATATGTTTAACATTTTTTATCACAAGGGTTTTGCTGATTAGATACCGAGCAAGAATTATCAATTAGAGAAAAtgcaaacaaaataaatttgattgatGTCCCAGCAGTCTCTATGCAATTTATACTGTGTGATAGaaaagatattttataaatagtTACATCAATTATTCATCTATCCATTCTTTTATTTCATAATGtaggaaaaatattaatttaaaatttgatatatagatatgtttatatttaaacaataaattttttaatattaaatctactataaatttttgatttgttttttaagttacaaGCGGCGACGCGGaggaattttaattattttataattaataattaataattttaatgaagataacaaaaatttata
Coding sequences:
- the LOC108223521 gene encoding uncharacterized protein LOC108223521, which gives rise to MASSAILHFSPSLYYPSSYKTRTSSFSKHLVVRASASVSYSPATSLKTNNWQWKFKENSINIYYEEHEKESTEPTKNILMIPTISDVSTVEEWRLVAKDIVQQVGKVNWRATIIDWPGLGYSDRPKLDFNADVMEKFLVDFINSPNSPISSLGDDLVIFGGGHAATIAVRAVKKNLVKATGIAAVAPTWAGPLPIVFGRDSDMETRYGLLRGTLRAPAVGWMMYNVLVSNEKSIESQYKSHVYADAKNVTPQIIESRYELTKRKGSRYVPAAFLTGLLDPVKSREEFVELFAELQGKLPVLVMSSTGAPKRSKAEMEALREAKGVSRYVEVPGALLPQEEYPTINII